The sequence below is a genomic window from Acropora palmata chromosome 5, jaAcrPala1.3, whole genome shotgun sequence.
atcgggccggagaagcaGTAGCTTATtcaaatctcggtaatgcttaccattCGCTGAGTGACTTTCGAAAAGCTATCGAGTATGATGAAAAAAGCTTAACCATCGCAaaggaaatcggtgatcgaAAGGCAGAAGGATTAGCTTATGCAAATATCGGTGCTTCCTATCAATTGCTGGGTGATTACCGAGAAGCAATCATGAATcataaaaaagatttaaacATTGCAAGGGACATCGGTTCTCTGGAAGGAAAAGCAAGAGCTTACTCAAATCTCGGTAATAATTACCACTCGCTGAAAAACTTCCAAAAAGCTcgcgagtatcatgaaaagaGTTTAACCATCGCAaaggaaatcggtgatcgggagGAAGAAGGATTAGCTTATGGATGTCTCGGTGCTGCTTATCAAATGCTGGGTGATTACCAAAAAGCAATCGtgaatcatgaaaaagatttaaacATTGCAATGGACATCGGTTCTCCTGAAGGTCAAAGAAAAGCTTATtcaaatctcggtattgcttaccatTCGCTGAGTGATTTCCAGAAAGctatcgagtatcatgaaaaaagtTTAACCATCGCAAAGGAAATCGGTCACCGGAGGGAGAAGGGTTAGCTTATGGAAATATCGGCGTTGCCTATGATATGCTGGGTGACTACCAAAAAGCAATCGtgaatcatgaaaaaaaattaaacattgtAACGGACGTCGGTTCTCCGGAAGACAAAGCAAGAGCTTATTCAAacctcggtaatgcttaccattCGCTGAGTGACTTTCGAAAAGCTATCGAGTATCACGAAAAACGCTTAACCATCGCAaaggaaatcggtgatcgagAGGAAGAAGGATTAGCTTATGGAAATATCGGTCGTGCCTATTGTATGCTGGGTTATTATCAAAAAGCAATCGTGATtgatgaaaaagatttaaacATTGCACGGACATCGGTTCTCCGGAAGGAGAAGCAGGAGCTTATTCagatctcggtaatgcttaccattCGAGGCTGAGTGACTACCAAAAAGctatcgagtatcatgaaaaaggcTTAACCATCGCAaaggaaatcggtgatcgaAAGCGAGAAGGAttagcttatggaaatctcggttgtgCCTATTATATGCTGGGTAACTGCCAAAAAGCAATCGTGAATCTTGAAAAAGGGTTAACCATCGCAAAGGAAATCGGTCATCGGACTGAAGAAGCAAGTGCTTATGGAAATCTGGGTATTGTCCATCAAAAGCTGGGTGATTTCCGAAAAGCCAtcaagtatcatgaaaaatggtTGAATATTGTAATGGAAATCGacgatcgggccggagaagcaAGAGCTTACTCAAATCTCGATGAGGCTTACCATTCGCTGAGTGACTACCAAAAAGCTATCGAGTATCATACAAAAAGCTTAACCATCGCAaaggaaatcggtgatcgaAAGGGAGAAGGAttagcttatggaaatctcggtgttGCCTATCATATGCTGGGTGACTACCAAAAAGCAATCGTgaatcatgaaaaatatttaaacatTGCAACGGACATCGGTTCTCAGGAAGGAAAAGTAAGAGCTTATTCAAATCTCGGTAATACTTACCCTTCGCTGAAAAACGTCCCAAAGGCTATCGAGTATCATGCAAAAAGTTTAACCATTGCAAAGGAAATCAGTGATCGAAAGGGAGAAGGAttagcttatggaaatctcggtgttGCCTATCATATGCTGGGTGACTACCAAAAAGCAATCGtgaatcatgaaaaagatttaaacATTGCAACGGACATCGGTTCTCAGGAAGGAAAAGTAAGAGCTTATTCAAATCTCGGTCAGGCTTACCACTCGCTGAGTGACTTTCGAAAAGctatcgagtatcatgaaaaaggttTAACCATCGCAaaggaaatcggtgatcgaAAGCGAGAAGGAttagcttatggaaatctcggtggTGCCTATTATATGCTGGGTAACTGCCAAAAAGCAATTGTGAATCTTGAAAAATGGTTAACCATCGCAAAGGAAATCGGTCATCGGACTGAAGAAGCAAgtgcttatggaaatctcggtagtgTCTATCAAAAGCTGGGTGCTTTCCGAAAAGCCATCCAGTATCATGCAAAACGGTTGAACATTGCAGTGCAAATCGATGATCAGGCGGGAGAATCAATAGCTTACTCAAATCTCGGTAACGCTTACCATTCGCTGAGTGACTTTCGACAAACTATcgagtatcataaaaaaagtTTACCCATCGCAaaggaaatcggtgatcgaAAGGGAGAAGGATTAGCTTACGGAAATATCGGTGGTGCCTATCAATTGCTGGGTGATTACGGAAAAGCAATCAtgaatcatgaaaaagatttaaacATTGCAAAGGACATCGGTTCTCCGGAAGGAAAAGCAAGAGCTTATtcaaatctcggtaatgcttaccattCGCTGAGTGACTACCAAAAGGctatcgagtatcatgaaaaagcaaaggaaatcgCAAAGGAAATCGGTCATCGCACTGCAGAAGCAAGAGCTTATGCAAACCTCGGTAATGCCTATCGTATGCTGGGTAATTTCCAAGAAGCCATCAAGTATTatgaaaaacttttcaacATTGCAACAGAAATCGGTTATCGGGTCGGAGAACAAGCAGGTTATAATAATCTCGGTGTTGCTTACAAATCGCAGGGTAATATCgtaaaagccatcgagtatttTGAGAAAGGTTTGCATCTTGCAATGGAAATCGATGATGGGATCGCTGTAGGAACAGCATATGAAAATCTCGGTGATTCATATCGTTTGCTGGGCAATTTCCTAGAAGCAATAGAAATTACAATCAGTAATCGGGACaaagaaggaggagcttacaCCAATTTTCAAAGTGGATACTTTTCTTGTCCGCAATTTGAAAAAGCTGTGGAATATTTCCGTTCTGCTGTTGAAGTCTTCAATACTTTGAGATCTCTCTTAAAGTGCGAATATGGCATGAAAATGAGCTTTCGCGAGCGGCACCAGGATTCGTACACCGCCCTATGGAGATCGTTGCTAAAACTTAGAAAGGTCGATGAGGCTTTGTTTGCTGCTGAACAAGGACGAGCGCAGGCTTTGACGGACAATTTTTTGATTCAATACAAAATTGCTCCACCCTCATCAGTTGCCACAGATTCAATTGACTCCAAAGAGACCATAATTGGCATATTGTCAAAGCAGTCtgcaaaaatgatttttctagCAATTGAAAAACTTAAGATTAACATCTGGTTCCTAAGCAGGGGAAGGAAAGCTGAATTTCGACAGACAGAGCTACAAGGCGATAGAAGAGTTACAGATC
It includes:
- the LOC141880706 gene encoding uncharacterized protein LOC141880706, which codes for MNDQAGKGGTYANRKRAFHLPGEFQEEIEHNTKDLNIAKEIDYRAGEGRSCADLSNAYHSMGDFRKAIEYSGNLGNTYQKLGDFRKAIEYHEKRLNIAMEMNDRAGEAVAYSNLGNAYHSLSDFRKAIEYDEKSLTIAKEIGDRKAEGLAYANIGASYQLLGDYREAIMNHKKDLNIARDIGSLEGKARAYSNLGNNYHSLKNFQKAREYHEKSLTIAKEIGDREEEGLAYGCLGAAYQMLGDYQKAIVNHEKDLNIAMDIGSPEGQRKAYSNLGIAYHSLSDFQKAIEYHEKSLTIAKEIGHRREKG
- the LOC141880703 gene encoding uncharacterized protein LOC141880703; the encoded protein is MLGNCQKAIVNLEKGLTIAKEIGHRTEEASAYGNLGIVHQKLGDFRKAIKYHEKWLNIVMEIDDRAGEARAYSNLDEAYHSLSDYQKAIEYHTKSLTIAKEIGDRKGEGLAYGNLGVAYHMLGDYQKAIVNHEKYLNIATDIGSQEGKVRAYSNLGNTYPSLKNVPKAIEYHAKSLTIAKEISDRKGEGLAYGNLGVAYHMLGDYQKAIVNHEKDLNIATDIGSQEGKVRAYSNLGQAYHSLSDFRKAIEYHEKGLTIAKEIGDRKREGLAYGNLGGAYYMLGNCQKAIVNLEKWLTIAKEIGHRTEEASAYGNLGSVYQKLGAFRKAIQYHAKRLNIAVQIDDQAGESIAYSNLGNAYHSLSDFRQTIEYHKKSLPIAKEIGDRKGEGLAYGNIGGAYQLLGDYGKAIMNHEKDLNIAKDIGSPEGKARAYSNLGNAYHSLSDYQKAIEYHEKAKEIAKEIGHRTAEARAYANLGNAYRMLGNFQEAIKYYEKLFNIATEIGYRVGEQAGYNNLGVAYKSQGNIVKAIEYFEKGLHLAMEIDDGIAVGTAYENLGDSYRLLGNFLEAIEITISNRDKEGGAYTNFQSGYFSCPQFEKAVEYFRSAVEVFNTLRSLLKCEYGMKMSFRERHQDSYTALWRSLLKLRKVDEALFAAEQGRAQALTDNFLIQYKIAPPSSVATDSIDSKETIIGILSKQSAKMIFLAIEKLKINIWFLSRGRKAEFRQTELQGDRRVTDPISALVESALETINPGDRVICENRSLDELTTDCPSSRGDEDNPPQPSKNSLKPFHDAVIGPICDLLGPHDDELVIVPDGTLSFIPWAAVVESRRIRSVPSLTSYHLILSVPKGYHKKTGALLVGNPCLEQLEEPLENLPFAQKEVEMIATILNTRPLTGRQATKAEVMKRIPAVGLIHIAAHGDKTNGQIALSPNPGWTSQFPKKEDYILKISDVQAANLRASLVVLSCCHSGRGKILKGEGVVGIARAFLAAGARCVLVSLWAIDDEATMVFMKSFYQHLKEGKTACAALHESMKSLRESEEFSAMKYWAPFQLIGGDVKIEFGEVDDVAK